From the genome of Triticum aestivum cultivar Chinese Spring chromosome 1A, IWGSC CS RefSeq v2.1, whole genome shotgun sequence:
cagggcatgttgtgatgtggtatggtcaagacatgatgctgatttttattgtatgagatgatcatgttttgtaaccaagttatcggcaactggcaggagccatatggttgtcgctttattgtatgcaatgcaatcgcgatgtaatgctttactttatcactaagcggtagcgatagtcgtggaagcacaagcttggcgagacgacaacgatgctacgatggagatcaaggtgtcacgccggtgacgatggtgatcacgatggtgcttcggagatggagatcacaagcacaagatgatgatggccatatcatatcacttttattgattgcatgtgatgtttatcttttatgcatcttatcttgctttgattgacggtagcattataagatgatctctcactaattatcaagaagtgttctccctgagtatgcaccgttgtgaaagttcttcgtgctgagacaccacgtgatgatcgggtgtgataggctctacgttcaaatacaacgggtgcaaaacagttgcacacgcgaaatactcaggttaaacttgacgagccaagcatatacatatatggcctcggaacacggagaccgaaaggtcgagcgtgaatcatatagtagatatgatcaacatagtgatgttcacgaatgaaactactccatctcacgtgatgatcggacatggtttagttgatttggatcacgtaatcacttagaggattagagggatgtctatctaagtgggagttctttaagtaaattaactgaacttaaatttatcatgaaacttagtacctgataagtatcttgcttgtttatgcttgtttgtagatagatggctcgtgctgttgttccgttaaattttaatgcgttccttgagaaagcaaagttgaaagatgatggtagcaattacacggactgggtccgtaacttgaggattatcctcattgctgcacaaaagaattacatcctggaagcaccgctgggtgccaggcctgtttctagagcaacgccggatgttatgaacgtctggcagagcaaagatgatgactactcaatagttcagtgtgccatgctttacggcttagaatcgggacttcaacgacattttgaacgtcatggagcatatgagatgtttcaggagttgaagttaatatttcaagcaaatgcccgaattgagagatatgaagtctccaataagttctatagctgcaagatggaggataacagttctgtcagtgagcatatactcaaaatgtctgggtataataatcacttgattcaattgggagttaatcttccagatgattgcgtcattgacagaattctccaatcactgccaccaagctacaagagcttcgtgatgaactataatatgcaagggatgaataagactattcccgagctcttcgcaatgctgaaagctgcggaggtagaaatcaagaaggagcatcaagtgttgatggtcaacaagaccactagtttcaagaaaaagggcaaagggaagaagaaggggaacttcaaaaagaactgcaagcaagttgctactcaagagaagaaacccaaacctggacctaagcctgaaactgagtgcttctactgcaagcagactggtcactggaagcggaactgccccaagtatttggcggataagaaggatggcaaggtgaacaaaggtatatgtgatatacatgttattgatgtgtaccttactaatgctcgcagtagcacctgggtatttgatactggttctgttcctaaaatttgcaactcgaaacagggactacggattaagcgaagattggctaaggacgaggtgacgatgcacgtgggaaacggttccaaagtcgatgtgatcgcagtcggcacgctacctctacatctacctttgggattaatattagacctaaataattgttatttggtgccagcgttaagcatgaacattatatctggattttgtttgatgcaagacggttattcatttaaatctgagaataatggttgttctatttatatgagtaatatcttttatggtcatgcacccttaaagagtggtctatttttattaaatctcgatagtagtgacacacatattcatagtgttgaagccaaaagatgcagagttgataatgatagtgcaacttatttgtggcactgccgttttggtcatatcggtgtaaagcgcatgaagaaactccatactgatggacttttggaaccacttgattatgaatcacttggtacttgcgaaccgtgcctcatgggcaagatgactaaaacaccgttctccggtactatggagagagcaacagatttgttggaaatcatacatacagatgtatgtggcccgatgaatattgaggctcgtggtggatatcgttattttctcaccttcacagatgacttaagcagatatgggtatatctacttaatgaaacataagtctgaaacgtttgaaaagttcaaagaatttcggagtgaagttgaaaatcatcgtaacaagaaaataaaatttctacgatctgatcgtggaggagaatatttgagttacaagtttggtgtacatttgaaacaatgcggaatagtttcgcaactcacaccacccagaataccacagcgcaatggtgtgtccgatcgttgtaatcatactttactagatatggtgcgatctatgatgtctcttactgatttaccgctatcgttttggggatacgctctagagacggccgcattcacgttaaatagggcaccatcaaaatccgttgagacgacgccttatgaactgtggtttggcaagaaaccaatgttgtcgtttctgaaagtttggggctgcgatgcttatgtgaaaaagcttcaacctgataagctcgaacccaaatcggagaaatgtgtcttcataggatatccaaaggagactattggatacaccttctatcacagatccgaaggcaagacttttgttgctaagttcggaaactttctagagaaggagtttctctcgaaagaagtgagtgggaggaaagtagaacttgacgaggtaactgtacctgctcccttattggaaagtagtgcatcacagaaaactgtttctatgaCACCTGCACCAgtgagtgaggaagctaatgatgatgatcatgaaacttcagaacaagatactactgaacctcgtagatcaaccagagtaagatccgcgccagagtggtacggtaatcctgttctgcaagtcatgctactagatcatgatgaacctacgaactatgaagaagcgatggtgagcccaaattccgcaaaatggcttgaagccatgaaatctgagatgggatccatgtatgagaacaaagtgtggactttggttgacttgcccgatgatcggcaagcaattgagaataaatggatcttcaagaagaagactgacgctgacggtaatattactgtctacaaagctcgacttatcgcaaaaggttttcggcaagttcaagggattgactacgatgagaccttctcacccgtagcaatgcttaagtctgtccgaatcatgttagcaattgccgcattttatgattatgaaatatggcagatggatgtcaaaactgcattcctgaatggatttctggaagaagagttgtatatgatgcaaccagaaggttttgtcgatccaaagggagctaacaaagtgtgcaagctccagcgatccatttatggactggtgcaagcctctcggagttggaataaatgttctgatagtgtgatcaaagcatttggttttttacagacttttggagaagcctgtatttacaagaaagtgagtgggagctctgtagcatttctgatattatatgtggatgacatattactaattggaaatgatgtagaatttctggatagcataaagggatacttgaataagattttttcaatgaaagacctcggtgaagctgcttacatattaggcattaaaatctatagagatagatcaagacgcttaattggactttcacaaaccacataccttgacaaagttttgaagaagttcaaaatggatcaagcaaagaaagggttcttgcctgtgttacaacgtgtgaagttgagtaagactcaatgcccgaccacttcagaagatagagagaatatgaagatgttccctatgcttcagccataggctctatcatgtatgcaacgctgtgtaccagacctgatgtgtgccttgctataagtctagcagggaggtaccaaagtaatccaggagtggatcactagacagcggtcaagaacatcctgaaataccttaaaaggactaaggatatgtttctcgtatatggaggtgacaaagagctcatcgtaaaaggttacgttgatgcaagctttgacactgatccggacgattctaaatcgcaaaccggatacgtgtttacattaaacgatggagctgtcagttggtgcagttctaaacaaagcgttgtagtgggttctacatgtgaagcggagtacatagctgcttcagaagcagcaaatgaaggagtctggatgaaggagttcatatccaatctaggtgtcatacctagtgcatcgggtccaatgaaaatctcttgtgataatactggtgcaattgccttggcaaaggaatccagatttcacaagagaaccaagcacatcaagagacgcttcaattccatccgggatctagtccaagtgggagacatagaaatttgcaagatacatacggatctaaatgttgcagacccgctgactaagcctcttccatgagcaaaacataatcagcaccaaggctccatgggtgttagaatcattactgtgtaatctagattattgactctagtgcaagtgggagactaaaggaaatatgccctagaggcaataataaagttattatttatttctgtatatcatgataaatgtttattattcatgctagaattgtattaaccggaaacataatacatgtgtgaatacatagacaaacaaagtgtcactagtatgcctctacttgactagctcgttaatcaaagatggttatgtgtcctaaccatgaacaatgagttgttatttgattaacgggatcacatcattaagtgaatgatctgattgacatgacccgttccattagtttagcacccgatcgtttagtatgttgctattgctttcttcatgacttatacatgttcctatgactatgagattatgcaactcccgtttgccggaggaacactttgtgtgctaccaaacgtcacagcgtaactgggtgattacaaaggagctctacaggtgtctccaaagctacatgttgggttggcgtatttcgagattaggatttgtcactccgattgtcggagaggtatctctgggccctctcggtaatgcacatcacttaagccttgcaagcattgcaactaatgagttagttgcgggatgatgtattacagaacgagtaaagggacttgccggtaacgagattgaactaggtattggaataccgacgatcgaatctcgggcaagtaacataccgatgacaaagggaacaacgtatgttgttatgcggtctgaccgataaagatcttcgtagaatatgtaggagccaatatgagcatccaggttccgctattggttattgaccggagacgtgtctcggtcatgtctatattgttctcgaacccgtagggtccgcacgcttaaggttacgatgacagttatattatgagtttatgcattttgatgtaccgaagtttgttcggagtcccggatgtgatcacggacatgacgaggagtctcgaaatggtcgagacataaagattgatatattggaagcctatgtttggatatcggaagtgttccgggtaaaatcaggattttaccggagtaccgggaggttaccggaaccccccgggagctatatgggccatagtgggccttagtggaaaagagaaggggctgcccaaagTGGGCCGCGCGCcgctcccctcccttggtccgaataggacaaggagagggggccggccaccctctctcttttcccccctccgcgaatcctattccaactaggattgggggggttAGGCCGGCCGCAAcccccccttggtcctttatatactgaggcaggggaatcccagagacacacaagttgatccacgtgatcttattcttagccgtgtgcggcgcccccagccaccatagtcctcgataatattgtagcggtgcttaggcgaagccctgcgacagtagtacatcaagatcgtcaccacgccatcgtgttgacggaactcttccccgacactttgctggatcggagtccggggatcgtcatcgagctgaacgtgtgctaaaactcggaggtgccgtagtttcggtgcttgatcggtcgggccgtgaagacgtacgactacatcaaccaaaagcttccgttgtcgatctacaagggtacgtagatcacactctcccctcgttgctatgcatcaccatgatcttgcctgtgcgtaggaatttttttgaaattacacgTTCCCCAACACGAGCCACCGCAtacctcacccaccgctgaagccacgACCGACCGAATCACTTGCGGTGGCGTACAACAGGGAGAGTGGATCACGCGGGAGCCGACCGATAataggtcgacggctgccgcaggaggacgccgcatgCACTCACGCGAAAGTGTGCCGCCCCGCGGATGGGAAGggcctcgacatcgaggggggcCTCTTAGAGCCAGGCGGAGTCGCGAGTGACAAAAacgagcacgccgagacggatctcgcggcccaaagacaaaccaccgccggaaaccatgttgatgaagatcggaaaaactgcaacctcaccggaagtcgctaagacgccggccccacggtgggcgccaactgtcgtgggagcaagtctgacagtaagaatagggggtacgtaggaggaggcaaggccctaggtACGGCAAGGTTGTGCACGCAatatttacgagttcaggcccttctcggaggaagtaatagccctacgtctcggtgcccggaggctttgTCGACTAGATTATGCGTGagagttatagggggtgcgaacccttgtgccagaggagggcggtggcttatatagagtgcgccagacccctccagcccccAGTTACATAAGGTTCAATGTACGTTAAGGCAGGGGCGTTATTGGTAACGCTAGCTATGAATGAttataaatgatctttaagactacggagtgaacgcctgaccgttgccatcctagggtgactttagaccttctgtactccgagtgtTTCTTCATGTGGTCGGGTGACTCTATCTTGatcgagtggaattggggtatccgagtgggaTAACTGGTTGAGTGGCTTGCACTTTAACTTGGTTTCAGTCAATATCTTCTGTTGTACTTCAAATGACTTTGACTCTAGGgaagtgtccttgggtagggcgtctaggtcaggcctatgaccctaccctaagtACATGGCATCGTCGCCTCAAACGTCCACGAATGCGCCCGTCCGCGGACACTTATCGGTCATGTCTCAAATTAGCTATTTTGCATTCACCTCTCTCATATTTCATATCCTAGatccacgtcgtctcccgaccagtgggtcgggccgaggaccctTATGGTGGTTCACCAATGGGCCACCTCAGGCAGACCACAGCGCATACAAGACTCCACATGACTTGGCGCACAAGACGAGGACTCTTCTAAACCCTAGGACTCCGATgcatatataaaccggggccaggttAGTCGATAGATCAActcatattcattagaacaatcttgtggtagatatatgtactctgtactatccccCATATGAACACAATCAAAAGAAGGAcacagggttttacctccatcaagagggcccgaatcctaggtaaaatcccgtgtccatgttaccatcgttcCAACCGGTTCGAAGGAGGAGACGATCTTCGGACCACCGAGTTTGATGGCGTTTCCGACTGGGACCCCTTCGtcagtccgacgtggcgggcgtgcccgggcgcccccatatccgccccttatttgggctggatatggggggtgccgATCAGTCCGGGCATTCGAGGCCCATTTGAGGCGTCCGTCTGGGTCGAAGAAACGTGTTCGGTCAGTGACCGGGCGGCCCGCCCgggcgtatgaggcgggtttgagtgccccgactgtagatgctctaattaGACGAGAAGCGCCACTAGGCTTTCTCTCTCTAATTTTCTTACATTTTTTCTTCCTCGACGTCGAAGCTTTGTCGGACTACTACTTCGGAATGCATGGATACTTAGAGGGCTCTCGTCTTGGAGAACAATTCTCGCGCTGGGAGGTGTAATCTAGGTGTGGGAATCGACGGGATGCCCCGGCTCGTCATTTGCTTCCGCTACTCTTCCCCGTTGATGAGTTTGATCGTTACCGCCATCTTCATAGTGTTTCCGGGTGTGATCATGTAGCATAATTTTTTTGCGTAGCACGTTCCCCTACACTCCTTTCATCTTATCTCTCTCGGCACACCACCTCTTCCCTTTGACCTCCAGACCAATGGTCGAGGCTAGCTGGGGATGGTGGAAGACCCTTTCGCCGTGCCTCCGCCACGGAGTCGCAAACTTGTTGGACACATGGGGTGCCCGCTGCATGGCCCACATTATGTTGGGAGGGAGAGCCTCAGAGTTCTCCTCGACATGGAGGACACGAAGGAGGAGGAGCAGCCACCCGCGCCTGCTGCGGGGCTCGCTCTACAGTAGCCGAAAGCGCATTACAACACCGTCATGGTGGAGACGCAACCGGAGAAGCAGACGCTGCCGGTCTCCGCGTTTCAGATGCTACAGGAGAAGCAGTGGTACAACTTGCAGCTCCTAGAGCACCATCGACTCACGGATGGCTAGATCACCGGCGAGCATGCGAACGCGAAGGTCATCACGGGCATGCTCGCACAGAATCCGGGGCATCACGGATGAGCAGCGGACGATGTACGAGTCCGTGTGCAGTGCTTGCGCCATCCGTCGCGAGCGGTGACGTCTCCGCATCAATGAGGCGTAGTACGACTGCATGTTCGGGGAGATCGCGGCGGAGGTGAACACAGATGCGGTGACGGACTGAAACACTGCCAACGTCGGCAACTCCACGCCGTTCGAGTCGGGCTAACGAACATGAGGCTGGACCTTCCACGTAGATTGCTGAGCTCATCTCCATGGGCGACGTTGCCGTCGACGGGCTCCAACAGTAGGGCATGGGAGCAGACGTGCCCATGTCCGACATGGATAAAGACCCTTAACTTTTGCTATGTACAATATTAATGAATTTTTTTGTCCAATTTTATTTGATGCATCGGGGTGTATGATCGGTTCTCTTAAAACTATCCGTGGACATGTTGTACGGATATTTGCCATGTTTTTGTTTTGATGTAGGACCTGATAAGTACCGAGCGTCAAGTACGAAAACATGACAATTCCGAATATTTTGGATGACAATTTTAGTAAGCGCGATGGTGACAACCTTAAATGTCAAGCATGACAACTTTCGTGCTTTAATTTATTTTTGACAGAAACTTATGATATATCCTACCAAATTTGCTATTACGTGACTGAAAATGTCATCGAAAAACCGAATGGCACGAATTGTGGCACTTGTAATTTGGGTTGATGTATagtgttgaagatgccctaaccACCGACAGGGAAGGAGAAGAGAAAGAGAAACCCACCCCCGCAAGCGAGGATGCACCGAAACCCTCGcgtcctcctccgcgccgccgcctatCTCCTccgcccctccaccgccgccccgcaACCCCTAACGAACGCCAGACCTCCCCTGCCACTTTCTCCGCGGGGCCTCATCCTCCCTGCACAACGCCGCGCCTTCTCGACGGACTACGGCAAGGACGTCGACGAGGTGAACCGCAAGTTCGCCGAAGCGCGGGAGGAGATCGAGGCTGCCATGGACAGCAAGGAGACGGTGTACTTCAACGAGGAGGCCGCCTGCGCGCGCGACGCGGCCGGCGAGGCCCTCGGCGCCTTCGACGCGCTGCTTGCGCGGGTCCCGCCCGCAGACGCCGACGCGCTCCGCAGGTCCATGGGGCTCAAGATGGAGCAGCTCAAGGCCGAGCTCAAGCAGCTCGAGGAGTAGTGGTTGCTCCAGGCCGTTCTTTGATGAGCGCATCGAGGTCAGAGATTTCTTCTTTTGGGAACAAATCTTGGCGATCTTTGTTTTAGTTAGTACTTATATGTTCCTATAGTAGTTCCTGGATATTCTGATTGGGAAATAAAATTAAGGCTGCACTTCATTCCTGTTGTGGGAGATTACATTTGGAGCTAATTGTCCATGCTGATGCAAATTGGTAGCATACAATTTGTACCAGCAAAATTGGTATTTATGTTCATTCTGGATTGATGGAGCCTCAGAATTAAATTAGAAGAGCGAAGCATGTAATTTGTTCCTGTGCCAATTGTGATATTATTAATTGAGGTTAACAGTTAAAAAGGATGGTCATATTTGCATATGCCTTGCTTGATAATTTCTTCTTGAAAAAAATTGAGCAAGGAGCCAGGGAGATAGGATAGATATGTTAACTTCAGATATGTAGGTGCGTGGTGAATGAATGGAATGTGACTGGCGCAATGCTGTTATGATAGACAAGAGGGTTTTAAGCTGCAACTATCATTTGCTATCTGTAGTAATGCTTGGGAAAACTGGCAGCTTTTGATGACATCTTTTCTGACAAAAGGCAGTTTACACTGCTTTCGTTACAAATAGATAGGATAGGAACAGAGTTTTACAGCCCAGGCACTAAACCTGAGTGAAATGCTCCCAAAGAAGGAGAAAAGAAAACAAAACGAAGGGGGAAACAGGCAATCTCGCATTTAATCAGGCTCACAAGGATGGCCGGCAAGCAGTAGGACACGCATCTGGCCAGCCTCAGTCGACATCTGAGCCTCCATCTGGAGTTTCCGGAACAAAGTGGTGACTGAGCATGAGTGATGCCTGAAGACACATTCATTCCTTTCTTTCCAGATTGACCACCAAACGAGCGCCACGATCGATCTCCGGGACTTGGCTGCATCTTGAGTGAGACCCAAGGAGCTACGGTCGCACCAAGCAGTCAAGAGTACCATCAGGTTTTGCCGGAATGAGACTAGCCAGTTGCTGCAACTTGTCCAATACTAGACGCCATAGCTCTGAAGCAAAAGGACAGATCGTAAAAAGATGCAGTGAGGGTTCAGCAGCAGTTAAGCGCATCAAGCACCTGGGGTCATGGTCCCAGCCATGGCGGGCAAGGTTATCCGCAGTTCAGCATCGGCCTTGCCAAGCTAGCCAAGTGAACAATTGACATTTGGGTGGAGCATCACAATTCCAGGCCATCTTGGCAAAAGGTGGCTTGATACAACCTGAGAAGTGCAGAGCATAGGCCGAGCTAGCACTGTAGGTGCCATTAGCAGTCCAGAGCCATGTCAATGAGTTTGGCTGGCAGTGGTAAGCTGAAACTGATGGAGATTGTTCCACGTCCCCAAGAACTGGAGTAAGGAAGCTGCAGTCAGATCAGCCTTGAAGTGACGCAGCCATTTGTCCTGTGCCAAGGCATCTTTAATTGTGATCCTACGCTACGTGGAATCGTGCATTGACGAAATAGCTCTGTGTATTTTATGCTGAAACTTGTTTTATTTAACCAAGGATCCGTTCAGAATTGGGTTGCCGCACCATCGCCAATGTTGAATCTGATGGAAGCCACAAACAGGGACTTGACGACATCATTCACAGGCAAAGGCAGCCCTATCCACGGCCTCGAGCTGTCCATCCAAGACAGCCATAGCCAACGACAACAAGGTGCATCACTCTTTAGGAGAAGGTTTGGAATACCCAACCCGCCACAAGTGCACTGGAGATAGAGCTATTTCCAGTTCACCAGACACCTACCATGAGACAGAGTTGTTTCCAGTTCACCAGTCACCTACCATTAGACGTCTCGGCCTTGTTAGCCCAAAGAAAACCCCTGCAATCTTTTTCAAACTTTTTCCCCAGCCAaattgggtgtgtgtgtgtggggggggggggggggggagggggtcaaTGGCCATTAGTTGGAAGGCAAGTTCAACTTGTTCCATGAAGTTGTTTTTACGTTGAAGCTTATAAAAAATGGCCTGATAATGGACCCTCTTCAATCTCTTGAATCCGAGAGGCATGCCCAAGTAGGTGCATGGGAACTCATTGAGCGAACATGCATACCCAAGTAGGTGCATGGGAACTCGTTGAGCGAATAGTTCAGCTCTGCAGTCAACTGTTAGCCGTCAGTGTTGTCACATCGGATAGGTCAAATGCCAAATGAAAATGTCACGGCCCGGCTGATTGTCGCGCAGGTTGTAGGTGTGGGAGGTAGGAGGTCGAGGGTGTACCCCTCGTCGGCCTATTGTTGGAGAAGGGGGTGAGGAGGGGCGCCGTAATGCAGGAGCAAGGGAGGTGAGGGTGTAGGTTATTCTCTGCTTGACGTTTATTGATCCCAAGGGCTGGCTATATATAGCCTAATTACAAGACCAGATTACAGACTCCTACTAGAATTGGGTGTTGGCAGGGTAACCTTTTTCGGGACTAAACCTTTCCAACTAATACCCAAACTCCTAATCTAAAATGACTATAATTAAACAAGGACATATTTTTATGCAGGTACAGGGCCGGCCCGCACAGGTCCTTTGCGCCTATagggctggccccacatgacatctcCCCCTCCATTTTGAAACAACTCGTCCTCGAGCTAGAAGCTTGGATAACGTTCGCGGAAGGGTGTGACATCCTCCCATGATGCAGCAGACGCCGGCTGGCCCTCCCAGTGAATGAGCACCTACTAGGCACCCCGAGCAATACGAGCATGCAATGCTTGGACATGGGTTGGATGTACTCGACCCTGAAACAGAGGTGGAAGCATCGGCGGAACTTCCGGCGGCGGACCATGGTGCTTTTCAGGACCTCGACATGGAAGACATTGTGAATGCGGGCGCGTGGGGGCAGCTCCAAATGATAAGCAACCGTATCGATTTTAGCGAGGACTTTGAAAGGCCCATAATTTTTGGGAGCCAATTTCCCTTTGGCGCCTACTCCAAGGAACCGACCGATGCTGAAGACGGAGCCAAACCCATTCTCCAACATCAAAAGAAAGGGCCCGATGCTTATCATCATAGTAATGCTTGTACTGTTGTGTTGCCTGAAGGAGACGATCACAGATGTCGAGTAAGAATTGATCGCGGTTGACGATCTGCCGTTCCACCGCCTGATGGCGAATCTTGCCCGGCGTATAGTCCCGGAGTGAGGGGGGATCCCGTCCATAAATCACCCTGACAGGAGTGTCCTTCAATGCTGAGTGGTACGAAGTGTTGTAGCAGTACTTTGCCCAAGGCAACCATTGGAGCCACTGCCGTGGGCGATCCCCAGTTATGCAACGAAGGCACATGGTGATGACGCGATTGACGGCCTCAGATTGTCCATCAGACTGCGGATGGAAGGCTGAACTCATGTGCAAGCGCGCATGGCGGCAAACAAAGCCTTCCAAAATCCCGAAGTGAAAACCACATCCCTGTCCGAAACGATGGATGTTGGAAACCCATGAAGTCGGACAATGTTGGAGAAGAAGGCCTTAGCAACAGACTCTACAGTGTACGGATGCGCCAATGGGATGAAATGCGCATACTTGGAGAAACGGTCCACGACGGTCAGGATCACACTCTTGCCGCCCACCTTCGGAAG
Proteins encoded in this window:
- the LOC123040843 gene encoding embryogenesis-like protein, with protein sequence MHRNPRVLLRAAAYLLRPSTAAPQPLTNARPPLPLSPRGLILPAQRRAFSTDYGKDVDEVNRKFAEAREEIEAAMDSKETVYFNEEAACARDAAGEALGAFDALLARVPPADADALRRSMGLKMEQLKAELKQLEE